Proteins from a genomic interval of Prochlorothrix hollandica PCC 9006 = CALU 1027:
- a CDS encoding thioredoxin has product MCQGERVLAPVPTLLATDNRGNHGGIAPTKIGESAKVK; this is encoded by the coding sequence ATCTGCCAAGGTGAAAGGGTTCTTGCCCCCGTGCCGACCCTCTTGGCGACCGACAACCGGGGCAACCACGGGGGGATTGCCCCTACCAAAATCGGGGAATCTGCCAAGGTGAAATAG
- a CDS encoding AMIN domain-containing protein → MSPQSRLHRHQRDASGQGRSWLPGLCSLAVGLASLSLGGTVGLTLLGVFPSVTQAAPLSAWRFNPQTSVLEVTLPPGVSPRFFLLARPMRVVVDLPESDLETLPSPITYGGPVRQVTVSQYEPGLVRVVLELDSNVVLAPSQVEMVNLGGQRWSIRPVIANPGDFAETTVATAPASTSSAPAMPRVPTIASGPTTPTPIPGSPVQSPGAVVQNPAPPDGVSPLAPSAAINATPAASSSHATAQGNAVPSNEAVQRLLADRIAEFNGSPSPSRPVPGDNPSLGSPSETGVPIAVQAAVVELPLSGSGVALPSGVTPEPAAIVPGPIATQGFSRSSPSPTGTPSSGVESRSLPVLAPEPTLASTPVVPSPSRSLSIAVPSGAVPSSAVPSNAVPSSAVPSSAVSSSAVPSSAVATEATGISLPLESAPSAVVTQPLPSAAFNPETLDLGNVEVGNGEGDRPRPTTPATTTAQSRSLTPADLATVSPEVLGRVPLTPVDGDPVAGDRGGRNQNSVSPTPTPTPAVAPAAITSSGVSSGIVSPSVTPAASMPAIGTPAASTPATSTPATSTPATSTPATSMPVNPAAVVTSVLPVNPAPTVGVEPSLFNPLFNPALPQAVTVTAPPPPPSSRDLAAMEASREVSPNRAVTFGQPIPGSQPLTVTPPPALTGAAIPSLAPNASLTVAPQSLAPQSLDVATPMTPWGQPPVLASAPNPDPSTFSPSQRNPQVTPALPLSTAPISTPIPTPIPTPIPTLPESRNLSPASSPVAPVTSPTVASPEPYPAGYTVPLQVVPSGEPVGTPAAPRSLPVQTDRNPNVLLPKNSEIKLRYTGQESLVLAQDNPLQEVLVVEEDIWDDFNRLILPAGSQIIGRFETDDRGSRFIAQAVALMNGNRALTATSDPIRGDRQSLGSSIGVGSGVGATAGLMLGGGLGLLGGAAAGAATGYLFSPQTAVIEPNQTLVIRLREDWQ, encoded by the coding sequence ATGAGTCCACAGTCCCGGCTCCACCGCCACCAGCGGGATGCTTCAGGTCAGGGCCGATCGTGGTTACCTGGTCTATGTAGCCTTGCTGTCGGGCTGGCAAGCCTGTCCCTCGGTGGCACCGTTGGGCTAACCCTCCTCGGTGTCTTCCCCTCGGTGACCCAAGCTGCTCCCCTCAGTGCTTGGCGTTTTAATCCCCAAACCAGTGTCCTGGAAGTTACCCTGCCCCCTGGTGTTAGTCCTCGCTTCTTTTTGTTAGCTCGCCCCATGCGGGTGGTGGTGGATCTGCCTGAGAGCGATTTGGAAACCTTGCCCTCTCCCATCACCTATGGGGGACCGGTGCGCCAGGTGACTGTCTCGCAATATGAGCCGGGACTGGTGCGGGTGGTGCTGGAGTTGGATTCTAATGTGGTGTTGGCTCCTAGCCAAGTGGAGATGGTGAATTTGGGGGGACAGCGGTGGAGTATTCGCCCCGTGATTGCTAATCCAGGGGATTTTGCTGAGACCACGGTTGCCACTGCGCCTGCATCCACCTCCAGTGCCCCGGCTATGCCCAGGGTTCCCACGATCGCCAGTGGGCCGACAACTCCTACTCCAATCCCCGGATCCCCGGTGCAGAGTCCTGGGGCTGTGGTGCAAAATCCTGCGCCCCCGGATGGGGTTTCTCCCCTGGCTCCCTCTGCGGCGATCAATGCTACTCCTGCGGCAAGTTCTAGCCATGCTACTGCCCAGGGTAATGCTGTGCCTTCTAATGAAGCCGTACAACGGTTGCTGGCCGATCGCATTGCTGAATTCAATGGATCGCCATCCCCCAGCCGCCCTGTTCCTGGGGACAACCCCAGTCTAGGGAGTCCGTCGGAAACGGGAGTGCCCATCGCGGTGCAAGCGGCGGTAGTGGAGTTACCCCTGTCTGGTTCAGGTGTTGCTCTCCCTTCTGGTGTTACACCGGAGCCTGCTGCGATCGTACCGGGGCCGATCGCCACCCAGGGATTTAGCAGATCTTCCCCCAGCCCCACGGGAACCCCGTCCTCCGGTGTTGAGTCGCGATCGTTGCCGGTGCTTGCGCCTGAACCCACCTTGGCTTCGACCCCGGTTGTTCCGTCCCCGTCTCGTTCCTTATCCATCGCTGTACCTAGTGGCGCTGTACCTAGTAGCGCTGTACCTAGTAATGCTGTACCTAGTAGCGCCGTACCTAGTAGCGCTGTATCTAGTAGCGCCGTACCTAGTAGCGCTGTGGCAACAGAGGCGACGGGGATCTCCTTGCCCTTGGAATCTGCGCCTTCCGCTGTGGTCACCCAACCCCTGCCCAGTGCAGCTTTCAATCCAGAGACTCTGGATCTAGGGAATGTTGAGGTGGGGAACGGGGAGGGCGATCGCCCCCGACCCACCACACCGGCCACCACCACGGCTCAGTCTCGTTCCCTCACGCCAGCGGATCTGGCAACGGTAAGCCCTGAGGTGTTGGGCCGTGTTCCCCTAACCCCTGTTGATGGGGATCCGGTGGCGGGCGATCGGGGTGGCCGCAACCAGAATAGTGTTTCCCCTACCCCTACCCCTACCCCTGCCGTGGCTCCTGCTGCGATTACGTCCTCTGGGGTTTCTTCTGGGATCGTTTCGCCTAGCGTTACGCCCGCCGCGAGTATGCCCGCTATTGGCACGCCCGCCGCGAGTACGCCCGCCACGAGTACGCCCGCCACGAGTACGCCCGCCACGAGTACGCCCGCCACGAGTATGCCCGTTAATCCCGCCGCTGTCGTCACTTCTGTTTTGCCCGTTAATCCTGCTCCGACTGTGGGTGTTGAACCGAGCCTCTTCAATCCCCTCTTCAATCCGGCTCTCCCCCAGGCTGTCACCGTTACAGCCCCCCCTCCTCCCCCTAGTTCTCGGGATCTGGCTGCTATGGAAGCCAGCCGGGAAGTCAGCCCGAACCGAGCTGTGACCTTTGGGCAACCCATTCCAGGATCCCAACCCCTGACCGTCACTCCCCCCCCCGCCCTGACTGGTGCCGCCATTCCCAGCCTTGCGCCCAATGCCAGCTTGACGGTTGCCCCCCAATCCTTGGCCCCCCAGTCTTTAGATGTGGCGACCCCCATGACCCCTTGGGGACAGCCGCCAGTGCTCGCCAGTGCCCCCAACCCTGACCCCTCTACCTTTTCCCCCAGCCAGCGCAATCCCCAGGTTACCCCTGCGTTGCCTTTGTCCACGGCTCCCATATCAACGCCTATACCAACGCCTATACCAACGCCTATACCAACGCTGCCTGAGTCCCGTAACCTCAGCCCAGCCTCGTCCCCGGTGGCTCCTGTTACCAGTCCCACGGTTGCGTCCCCTGAACCCTATCCCGCTGGCTATACCGTGCCGTTACAGGTGGTGCCCAGTGGTGAACCGGTGGGGACTCCGGCTGCGCCGCGATCGCTGCCGGTGCAGACCGATCGCAACCCCAATGTGTTACTGCCCAAAAACAGCGAGATTAAATTACGTTATACCGGCCAGGAAAGTTTAGTGCTGGCCCAAGATAATCCGCTGCAAGAGGTGCTAGTGGTGGAGGAAGATATTTGGGATGACTTCAATCGCCTGATTTTACCGGCGGGGAGTCAAATCATTGGCCGCTTTGAAACCGATGACCGGGGTAGTCGGTTTATTGCCCAAGCCGTGGCCTTGATGAATGGTAACCGTGCCCTGACAGCCACCTCTGATCCGATTCGGGGCGATCGCCAAAGTCTCGGCAGTAGCATTGGGGTCGGGTCTGGGGTCGGGGCTACCGCAGGGCTGATGCTAGGGGGTGGTCTGGGGTTGTTGGGGGGAGCCGCTGCGGGGGCTGCCACGGGCTATTTATTTTCCCCCCAGACGGCGGTCATTGAACCCAATCAAACCCTCGTGATTCGTCTGCGGGAGGATTGGCAATAG
- a CDS encoding ABC transporter permease: MAYGRETFAVAQRILTELVRRKRSLIFWAMFPITLLVINSLILEERAQLSRGAAYASATAPTLVGAALFFSCLGGSIATVVSEREQRTLKRLFVSPLRGISYFLGICLAHCCIALGQTLLVFTIALALGADFQGNVPLTIAILFLSVMSYVGVGFMLGTQLARRTEDANALVAAFGVPLLLLGGAFLPTSLFPDSLLAIAAYNPVYHMNEALMAVLIDEAGVTDISNHLTFLVLFTTVVVAGGWFFYQQMLRIERTF; encoded by the coding sequence TTGGCCTATGGACGCGAAACCTTTGCCGTTGCCCAACGGATTCTCACGGAATTAGTGCGACGAAAACGGAGCCTGATCTTCTGGGCCATGTTTCCCATCACCCTCCTGGTGATCAATAGCTTGATCCTAGAAGAACGGGCACAGCTTAGCCGGGGTGCAGCCTATGCCAGCGCCACAGCCCCCACATTGGTGGGAGCAGCCCTCTTTTTTAGTTGCCTGGGGGGCAGCATTGCCACGGTGGTGTCGGAACGGGAACAACGCACCCTCAAACGGTTATTTGTGTCACCGCTCCGGGGCATCTCCTATTTTTTAGGCATTTGTTTAGCCCACTGTTGCATTGCCCTCGGCCAAACCCTCCTCGTCTTTACGATTGCCCTAGCCCTAGGAGCAGACTTTCAAGGGAATGTCCCGTTAACGATCGCCATTTTGTTCCTCAGTGTCATGAGCTATGTGGGGGTAGGGTTTATGTTGGGGACTCAGTTAGCACGGCGCACGGAGGATGCCAATGCCTTGGTAGCAGCCTTTGGGGTACCTCTGTTGTTATTGGGGGGGGCATTTTTACCCACCTCGTTGTTTCCCGATAGTTTGCTGGCGATCGCGGCCTATAATCCCGTGTACCACATGAATGAGGCTCTGATGGCTGTCTTAATAGATGAGGCTGGGGTCACTGACATTAGCAACCATCTCACCTTTCTGGTCTTGTTCACGACTGTTGTGGTGGCGGGGGGCTGGTTTTTCTATCAGCAAATGTTACGCATTGAGCGCACCTTCTAG
- a CDS encoding ABC transporter ATP-binding protein: MLWLDHVSKKFGDRSVLSDLTFKVRPGEVYGLLGPNGAGKTTTINTICNLVKPDQGSIRILDRRPVSEATKALVGIVPQENLLYRSLTCAENLHFFARIYGLSQVKRVERVYECLKLVNLLDRADSIVENLSGGMQRRLSIALALVHQPKLVILDEPTTGLDIESRYEIWDLIRLLKTQGITVLLTTHLLEEAEHLCQRIGIIKGGKLLKQGTLDSLSQCISAALVALVDTPQPDRATARAEQLGFPLRHYGRDLAFWVPQPMSLRELLAAFEGIELTSVALQPVRLEHVYLEITRSV, encoded by the coding sequence GTGTTGTGGCTTGACCATGTTTCCAAGAAATTTGGCGATCGATCGGTTCTATCAGACTTAACGTTTAAAGTGAGACCGGGTGAAGTTTATGGACTCCTTGGACCCAACGGAGCCGGTAAAACCACCACCATTAACACCATTTGTAATTTGGTAAAGCCCGATCAGGGCAGCATTCGCATCCTCGATCGTCGCCCCGTGTCTGAAGCCACCAAAGCCCTAGTGGGGATTGTACCCCAGGAAAACTTGCTCTATCGCAGCCTGACCTGCGCCGAAAACCTCCATTTTTTTGCCCGAATTTATGGCCTGTCCCAAGTCAAGCGGGTGGAACGGGTTTATGAGTGTTTAAAGTTGGTCAATTTGTTGGATCGTGCCGACAGCATTGTTGAAAATCTCAGTGGGGGTATGCAACGCCGCCTCAGTATTGCCCTCGCCCTCGTGCATCAGCCCAAACTGGTGATCTTGGATGAACCGACCACGGGCCTAGACATTGAATCGCGCTATGAAATCTGGGACTTGATCCGTCTGCTCAAAACCCAGGGCATCACCGTCCTGCTGACCACCCATTTACTAGAGGAAGCAGAGCACCTGTGCCAACGCATTGGCATTATCAAAGGGGGCAAACTGTTGAAGCAAGGCACCTTAGACAGCCTGAGTCAATGTATTTCTGCGGCCCTGGTTGCCTTGGTGGATACGCCCCAACCCGATCGGGCCACAGCCAGGGCGGAGCAACTGGGGTTTCCCCTGCGCCACTATGGTCGGGATTTAGCCTTCTGGGTTCCCCAACCCATGAGCTTACGGGAACTGCTTGCCGCCTTTGAGGGCATTGAGTTGACCTCCGTTGCCCTCCAGCCGGTGCGCTTGGAGCATGTTTATTTAGAAATTACCCGCAGCGTCTAG